A genomic stretch from Neomonachus schauinslandi chromosome 14, ASM220157v2, whole genome shotgun sequence includes:
- the SIGLEC15 gene encoding sialic acid-binding Ig-like lectin 15 yields the protein MEWSVGLLACLVGLLPMGSFARTKRDTTGNLVNTEVHSAPEQRWSMQVPAEVSAAAGEAAVLPCTFTHPHRHYDGPLTAIWRAGEAYAGPQVFRCAAARGSELCQTALSLHGRFRLLGNPRRNDLSLRVERLALADDGRYFCRVEFAGDVHDRYESRHGVRLRVTAAPRIVNLSVLPGPAHAFRALCTAEGEPPPALDWSGPALGNGSAAVPGPGQGHGHQVTAELPALAHDGRYTCTASNSLGRAEASIYLFRFHGASGAPALALPLGVLGLKALLLLGILAARAAARRRLEHPVAQDTPPRPQAQESNYENLSQMSPRDPPAATCVP from the exons GTTCATTTGCGAGAACCAAAAGAGATACTACCGGGAACTTGGTCAACACAGAGGTGCACA GTGCGCCCGAGCAGCGCTGGTCCATGCAGGTGCCGGCCGAGGTGAGCGCGGCGGCGGGCGAGGCGGCCGTGCTGCCCTGCACCTTCACGCACCCGCACCGCCACTACGACGGGCCGCTCACGGCCATCTGGCGCGCGGGCGAGGCCTACGCGGGCCCGCAGGTGTTCCGGTGCGCGGCGGCGCGGGGCAGCGAGCTCTGCCAGACGGCGCTGAGCCTGCACGGCCGCTTCCGGCTGCTGGGCAACCCGCGCCGCAACGACCTGTCGCTGCGCGTCGAGCGCCTCGCCCTGGCCGACGACGGCCGCTACTTCTGCCGCGTGGAGTTCGCCGGCGACGTCCACGACCGCTACGAGAGCCGCCACGGCGTCCGGCTCCGCGTGACCG CCGCCCCGAGGATCGTCAACCTCTCGGTGCTGCCCGGGCCGGCGCACGCCTTCCGCGCGCTCTGCACGGCCGAGGGGGAGCCGCCGCCCGCCCTCGACTGGTCCGGCCCGGCCCTGGGCAACGGCTCGGCCGCCGTGCCGGGCCCGGGCCAGGGTCACGGCCACCAGGTGACCGCCGAGCTGCCCGCGCTGGCCCACGACGGCCGCTACACGTGCACGGCCTCCAACAGCCTGGGCCGCGCGGAGGCCAGCATCTACTTGTTCCGATTCCACGGCGCCTCCGGGGCCCCGGCGCTCGCCCTCCCGCTCGGCGTGCTTGGCCTCAAGGCGTTACTGCTGCTCGGCATTCTggccgcccgcgccgccgcccgccgccgcctAG AGCACCCAGTCGCCCAGGACACCCCACCACG GCCCCAGGCTCAGGAGTCCAACTATGAGAATTTGAGCCAGATGAGCCCTCGGGACCCACCAGCGGCCACATGTGTACCATGA